From Cellulosimicrobium sp. ES-005, one genomic window encodes:
- a CDS encoding cupin domain-containing protein, with the protein MTDARNLFAALDTFDGHWQPHRVASLNDQDVKVVKVRGEFVWHTHPDTDELFLVLAGELTIDLREDGVERAVVLGPHDLFVVPRGVEHRPRADVETSAVLVERRGTVNTGDAGGDLTSPLRELPDV; encoded by the coding sequence ATGACCGACGCGCGCAACCTCTTCGCCGCCCTCGACACGTTCGACGGGCACTGGCAGCCCCACCGGGTCGCGAGCCTCAACGACCAGGACGTCAAGGTGGTCAAGGTGCGCGGCGAGTTCGTCTGGCACACCCACCCCGACACCGACGAGCTGTTCCTCGTGCTCGCGGGCGAGCTGACGATCGACCTGCGCGAGGACGGCGTCGAGCGGGCGGTCGTGCTGGGGCCGCACGACCTGTTCGTCGTGCCGCGGGGTGTCGAGCACCGGCCGCGGGCCGACGTCGAGACCTCCGCCGTGCTCGTCGAGCGCCGAGGGACCGTGAACACGGGCGACGCGGGAGGCGACCTCACGTCGCCGCTGCGCGAGCTGCCGGACGTCTGA
- a CDS encoding pyridoxal 5'-phosphate synthase codes for MTAAPDRPSLRERLRALPVLGADLPGLDVDAAPDEPSTLFVDWLLEAIDAGLPAPHAATLSTADASGRVDARTLILKDVDGDGWVFATRADSPKGLALAENPNAALTFFWREHGRQVRVRGPVVPLGPDASAADFLARSDASRATALAGPQSDPLASQDAYRTAWDAALARVRTEPGLVLDAWTAYALEPTSVEFWASSPEGQTRLRYAAAADTRTAAPPTWTKELLWP; via the coding sequence ATGACCGCCGCACCCGACCGCCCGTCCCTGCGCGAGCGCCTGCGCGCGCTGCCGGTGCTCGGCGCCGACCTGCCCGGCCTCGACGTCGACGCGGCACCCGACGAGCCCAGCACGCTCTTCGTCGACTGGCTCCTGGAGGCGATCGACGCCGGTCTGCCGGCACCGCACGCGGCAACCCTCTCGACCGCCGACGCGAGCGGCCGGGTCGACGCCCGGACGCTGATCCTCAAGGACGTCGACGGCGACGGCTGGGTCTTCGCCACCCGCGCCGACTCGCCCAAGGGCCTGGCGCTCGCGGAGAACCCGAACGCCGCGCTGACGTTCTTCTGGCGCGAGCACGGCCGCCAGGTGCGGGTGCGCGGTCCGGTGGTCCCGCTCGGCCCCGACGCGTCCGCCGCCGACTTCCTCGCGCGCTCCGACGCCTCCCGCGCGACCGCGCTCGCGGGACCGCAGAGCGACCCGCTCGCGTCGCAGGACGCGTACCGGACCGCGTGGGACGCGGCGCTCGCACGGGTCCGCACCGAGCCCGGACTCGTCCTCGACGCGTGGACCGCGTACGCGCTGGAGCCCACGAGCGTCGAGTTCTGGGCGTCCTCGCCCGAGGGCCAGACCCGCCTCCGCTACGCCGCGGCCGCGGACACCCGGACCGCAGCACCCCCCACCTGGACGAAGGAGCTCCTGTGGCCCTGA
- a CDS encoding VOC family protein, which translates to MSTQIFVNLPVQDLDASKAFYTALGYTVNEQFTDENASSIVISDTIYVMLLTEEFAKQFTNKSIADATATTEVINALSTDSREEVDRLADAAFAAGATAVKDPQEEGGFMYSRSFADLDGHQWEVLFMDSTAFEG; encoded by the coding sequence ATGAGCACGCAGATCTTCGTCAACCTGCCCGTCCAGGACCTCGACGCCTCCAAGGCGTTCTACACCGCCCTCGGGTACACCGTGAACGAGCAGTTCACCGACGAGAACGCGTCGTCGATCGTCATCAGCGACACGATCTACGTCATGCTCCTCACCGAGGAGTTCGCGAAGCAGTTCACGAACAAGTCCATCGCCGACGCGACCGCGACGACCGAGGTCATCAACGCGCTGAGCACCGACAGTCGCGAGGAGGTCGACCGCCTCGCCGACGCCGCGTTCGCCGCCGGCGCCACCGCGGTCAAGGACCCCCAGGAGGAGGGCGGGTTCATGTACTCCCGCAGCTTCGCCGACCTCGACGGCCACCAGTGGGAGGTCCTCTTCATGGACTCGACGGCGTTCGAGGGCTGA
- a CDS encoding helix-turn-helix domain-containing protein, translated as MTTTDARARLVAAAQELFWAQGVGATSPREVLAASGVGQGSLYHHFPTKHDLAAAAVHATTTAGLDAAHRDLDADGTAVERLVRYLERPRPALAGCKVGRLVSDQAVMDDATLAAEVRTYFRGLVDLAAAVLAEDGLPDDAARDRALAAVAIVQGGYVLARALDDPDAMTAAARGFVALLDPRPADPPEDA; from the coding sequence ATGACGACGACCGACGCCCGTGCGCGCCTCGTCGCCGCCGCGCAGGAGCTGTTCTGGGCCCAGGGCGTCGGCGCGACCAGCCCGCGCGAGGTCCTCGCCGCGAGCGGCGTGGGCCAGGGCAGCCTCTACCACCACTTCCCCACCAAGCACGACCTCGCCGCGGCGGCCGTCCACGCCACGACGACCGCCGGGCTCGACGCGGCGCACCGCGACCTCGACGCTGACGGGACCGCCGTCGAGCGCCTCGTCCGCTACCTCGAACGGCCGCGGCCCGCGCTCGCCGGGTGCAAGGTCGGGCGCCTCGTGAGCGACCAGGCCGTCATGGACGACGCCACGCTGGCGGCGGAGGTCCGGACCTACTTCCGCGGGCTCGTCGACCTGGCCGCCGCCGTCCTGGCGGAGGACGGGCTGCCCGACGACGCCGCCCGCGACCGCGCGCTCGCCGCCGTCGCGATCGTGCAGGGCGGGTACGTCCTGGCACGCGCCCTCGACGACCCCGACGCGATGACCGCGGCAGCCCGCGGGTTCGTCGCGCTCCTGGACCCTCGACCCGCCGACCCGCCGGAGGACGCATGA
- a CDS encoding maleylpyruvate isomerase family mycothiol-dependent enzyme: protein MALTGTSPLALPDVEDARHDARSALAAVTAATRTLGDDGLAGPSTLPGWSRSHVLAHVTAIGEAMARQAEHAARGALVEVYDGGAAGREAGIQAGAGRSVAAHVVALEALAERLDAAWPEPGSSGWDAPVTYRDGTVADALVAWWREVRVHAVDLDAGIGLDTWPRSLDLHLLDFLGVRLADDVVVELASEPTVLGVGPGGLRLAAEPGISPDSETPLGSDPGFDARAGVVVRGRLTDVAAWLAGRAPDAAPLAFRSGEPVALPEISPWPSPYSPPR from the coding sequence GTGGCCCTGACCGGAACCAGCCCGCTCGCGCTCCCCGACGTCGAGGACGCGCGCCACGACGCACGGTCCGCGCTCGCCGCCGTCACCGCCGCGACGCGCACCCTCGGCGACGACGGCCTCGCCGGCCCCTCGACCCTTCCCGGCTGGTCGCGCAGCCACGTGCTCGCGCACGTCACGGCGATCGGCGAGGCCATGGCCCGCCAGGCGGAGCACGCCGCCCGCGGCGCGCTCGTCGAGGTGTACGACGGCGGAGCCGCCGGCCGCGAGGCCGGCATCCAGGCGGGCGCGGGCCGGTCCGTCGCCGCGCACGTCGTCGCGCTCGAGGCGCTCGCCGAACGCCTCGACGCCGCGTGGCCGGAGCCCGGGTCGTCCGGGTGGGACGCCCCCGTGACCTACCGCGACGGGACCGTCGCCGACGCGCTCGTCGCATGGTGGCGCGAGGTCCGCGTCCACGCCGTGGACCTCGACGCCGGGATCGGCCTCGACACCTGGCCGCGCTCCCTCGACCTCCACCTCCTCGACTTCCTCGGGGTCCGGCTCGCGGACGACGTCGTGGTCGAGCTCGCGAGCGAGCCCACCGTGCTCGGGGTGGGTCCGGGCGGCCTTCGCCTCGCTGCCGAACCCGGGATCTCTCCCGACTCGGAGACTCCCCTGGGGAGCGACCCCGGGTTCGACGCGCGAGCCGGTGTCGTCGTCCGGGGTCGCCTGACCGACGTCGCCGCCTGGCTCGCGGGCCGCGCCCCCGACGCCGCACCCCTCGCGTTCCGCTCCGGCGAACCGGTCGCCCTTCCCGAGATCAGCCCCTGGCCCTCCCCGTACTCGCCGCCGCGGTAG
- the mqo gene encoding malate dehydrogenase (quinone), with product MSSRASNPASSADQIDVALIGGGIMSATLGALLKVLEPSWTVRIYERLDAVAQESSNPWNNAGTGHAALCELNYTPEKADGSIDITKAVKINEQFEVSREFWHHLLTTGALPQPASFISRTPHMTFVRGAENVDYLRRRFETLRRHPLFSELEFSDDPAVIAEWAPLLVAERDGDEPVAATRATSGTDVDFGALTQQLVDYLVSQGTQLYLEHEVKNLKKTKDGRWRLTVKDRSWNAPKRRSTVEARFVFVGAGGGALPLLQAAGIPEAKGYGGFPISGEFLRTDSPELVAQHQAKVYGKADVGSPPMSVPHLDTRVVDGKTYLMFGPYAGFSPKYLKKGKYLGLFTSLRLHNLGSMVGAGLKNLDLTQYLVGQLLASPETKFTALQGFMPTAHPKDWETITAGQRVQVIKRDKDGKGVLEFGTEVIAAGDGSIAGLLGASPGASTAVPAMIDLLERCFPARFTKWRPELATMIPSLGHAPWEAEELEGLDQLTGGADVDAVGSRA from the coding sequence GTGTCGAGTCGAGCGAGCAACCCCGCAAGCAGCGCAGACCAGATCGACGTAGCCCTCATCGGCGGTGGCATCATGAGCGCCACGCTGGGAGCCCTCCTCAAGGTCCTGGAGCCTTCCTGGACCGTGCGCATCTACGAGCGTCTGGACGCCGTGGCGCAGGAGTCGTCGAACCCGTGGAACAACGCCGGGACCGGCCATGCCGCCCTGTGCGAGCTGAACTACACGCCGGAGAAGGCGGACGGCTCGATCGACATCACCAAGGCGGTGAAGATCAACGAGCAGTTCGAGGTGTCGCGCGAGTTCTGGCACCACCTGCTCACCACCGGCGCCCTCCCCCAGCCCGCGAGCTTCATCTCCCGCACGCCGCACATGACATTCGTGCGCGGCGCGGAGAACGTCGACTACCTGCGCCGCCGGTTCGAGACGCTGCGCCGGCACCCGCTCTTCAGCGAGCTCGAGTTCAGCGACGACCCGGCCGTGATCGCCGAGTGGGCCCCGCTCCTCGTCGCGGAGCGCGACGGCGACGAGCCGGTCGCGGCGACGCGCGCGACGAGCGGCACGGACGTCGACTTCGGCGCCCTCACGCAGCAGCTCGTCGACTACCTCGTCTCGCAGGGCACGCAGCTCTACCTCGAGCACGAGGTGAAGAACCTCAAGAAGACGAAGGACGGCCGCTGGCGTCTGACGGTCAAGGACCGCTCGTGGAACGCCCCGAAGCGCCGCTCGACGGTCGAGGCGCGGTTCGTGTTCGTCGGCGCGGGCGGTGGCGCCCTGCCGCTGCTCCAGGCCGCGGGCATCCCCGAGGCCAAGGGTTACGGCGGCTTCCCCATCAGCGGCGAGTTCCTGCGCACCGACAGCCCCGAGCTCGTCGCGCAGCACCAGGCCAAGGTGTACGGCAAGGCCGACGTCGGCTCCCCGCCCATGTCCGTCCCGCACCTGGACACGCGCGTCGTCGACGGCAAGACGTACCTGATGTTCGGCCCCTATGCCGGGTTCAGCCCCAAGTACCTCAAGAAGGGCAAGTACCTCGGGCTGTTCACGTCGCTGCGCCTGCACAACCTCGGCTCGATGGTCGGTGCGGGCCTGAAGAACCTCGACCTCACCCAGTACCTGGTCGGCCAGCTCCTGGCGAGCCCGGAGACCAAGTTCACGGCGCTCCAGGGCTTCATGCCGACGGCGCACCCCAAGGACTGGGAGACCATCACCGCCGGCCAGCGCGTGCAGGTGATCAAGAGGGACAAGGACGGCAAGGGCGTCCTCGAGTTCGGCACCGAAGTCATCGCCGCCGGCGACGGCTCCATCGCGGGCCTGCTCGGGGCCTCGCCGGGCGCGTCGACCGCGGTCCCCGCGATGATCGACCTGCTGGAGCGCTGCTTCCCCGCGCGCTTCACCAAGTGGCGCCCCGAGCTCGCGACGATGATCCCGAGCCTCGGCCACGCCCCCTGGGAGGCCGAGGAGCTCGAGGGTCTCGACCAGCTCACCGGCGGCGCGGACGTCGACGCGGTCGGCTCGCGCGCCTGA
- a CDS encoding amidohydrolase codes for MTSPIAPETVTVLRDVRPWGGERVDLHVADGRIAAVAPHDPGAPAGTGPSGDTAADGVVEGRGLLALPGLVNAHAHVDKSWWGEPWVSYGGEATTQGRIAHERAHRDELGIPGVDVTLAVLRELVRHGTTAIRTHVDVDLGLGLRGIEVVRESLATLGGAVHAEIVAFPQDGVLRRPGVLDLLDAAAAAGAEHVGGLDPASIDRDPVGQLDGLFAIAERRGVGIDVHLHDGGELGAFQVELMIDRTLRAGLQGKVNVAHGFAVGDVPASRQADLVAAMGAAGITMTTVAPLGAAPLPVHALRGAGVAVGLGTDGIRDLWSPYGTGDLLALTTQLARLSRFRHDEELVTAARIATSDAARFVGRDVHDLVVGATADVVLVDAENVPDAVVRAPHRALVVAGGRVVARDGDVLV; via the coding sequence ATGACCAGCCCGATCGCCCCCGAGACCGTCACCGTCCTGCGCGACGTCCGCCCGTGGGGCGGCGAGCGGGTCGACCTGCACGTCGCCGACGGGCGCATCGCCGCGGTGGCGCCGCACGACCCGGGTGCGCCGGCGGGCACGGGTCCGTCCGGCGACACCGCGGCGGACGGTGTCGTGGAAGGCCGCGGCCTGCTCGCCCTGCCCGGGCTCGTGAATGCCCACGCGCACGTCGACAAGAGCTGGTGGGGCGAGCCGTGGGTCAGCTACGGCGGCGAGGCGACGACGCAGGGACGCATCGCGCACGAGCGCGCGCACCGCGACGAGCTCGGGATCCCCGGCGTCGACGTCACGCTCGCGGTGCTGCGCGAGCTCGTCCGCCACGGCACCACGGCGATCCGTACCCACGTGGACGTCGACCTCGGCCTGGGCCTGCGCGGCATCGAGGTCGTGCGCGAGTCGCTCGCCACGCTCGGCGGCGCGGTGCACGCCGAGATCGTCGCGTTCCCGCAGGACGGCGTGCTGCGCCGACCGGGCGTGCTCGACCTGCTCGACGCGGCCGCCGCCGCGGGCGCCGAGCACGTCGGCGGGCTCGACCCGGCGTCGATCGACCGCGACCCGGTCGGCCAGCTCGACGGACTGTTCGCCATCGCGGAGCGGCGCGGCGTCGGGATCGACGTGCACCTGCACGACGGCGGCGAGCTCGGGGCGTTCCAGGTCGAGCTCATGATCGACCGCACGCTGCGCGCCGGGCTGCAGGGCAAGGTCAACGTCGCGCACGGCTTCGCGGTCGGCGACGTGCCGGCGTCGCGTCAGGCGGACCTCGTCGCCGCGATGGGCGCGGCCGGCATCACCATGACGACCGTCGCGCCGCTCGGCGCCGCTCCCCTGCCCGTGCACGCGCTGCGCGGGGCCGGGGTCGCCGTCGGGCTCGGCACCGACGGCATCCGCGACCTGTGGTCGCCCTACGGGACCGGCGACCTCCTCGCGCTCACGACCCAGCTCGCGCGCCTGTCCCGGTTCCGCCACGACGAGGAGCTCGTGACGGCAGCACGCATCGCGACGTCCGACGCCGCACGGTTCGTCGGGCGCGACGTGCACGACCTCGTCGTCGGCGCGACCGCGGACGTCGTGCTCGTCGACGCCGAGAACGTGCCCGACGCCGTCGTGCGCGCCCCGCACCGCGCCCTCGTCGTGGCCGGCGGGCGGGTCGTCGCGCGCGACGGCGACGTGCTCGTCTGA
- a CDS encoding class I SAM-dependent methyltransferase translates to MRDPARWPAYNAAQRGRPVRDLCRRVLDLAGPGDGRLALDLGCGAGVETAAMLDAGWRVVALDPAPGTGDLVREVVGPGDRGRLAVHEAGFADVSSLVRPAAVQLVHASYALPHVPRAVFDDAWRQVRAALSPGGWLAVDLFGDRDSWAGAPDETFLTRAEVGDLLAGLDVVVLDEVEEDGEAFSGPKHWHTYAVVARAPG, encoded by the coding sequence GTGAGGGACCCGGCGCGCTGGCCTGCCTACAACGCGGCCCAGCGCGGGCGGCCCGTGCGCGACCTGTGCCGCCGGGTCCTCGACCTCGCAGGTCCGGGCGACGGGCGCCTCGCGCTCGACCTGGGCTGCGGGGCGGGCGTCGAGACGGCCGCGATGCTCGACGCCGGGTGGCGCGTCGTCGCGCTCGACCCGGCCCCGGGGACCGGCGACCTGGTGCGTGAGGTCGTCGGGCCGGGCGACCGCGGTCGGCTCGCCGTGCACGAGGCCGGCTTCGCGGACGTCTCCAGCCTGGTCCGCCCCGCGGCCGTGCAGCTCGTCCACGCGAGCTACGCGCTCCCGCACGTGCCGCGAGCGGTGTTCGACGACGCGTGGCGGCAGGTCCGCGCCGCGCTCTCCCCGGGCGGGTGGCTCGCCGTCGACCTGTTCGGCGACCGCGACTCGTGGGCGGGCGCACCGGACGAGACCTTCCTGACCCGCGCCGAGGTGGGCGACCTGCTCGCCGGGCTGGACGTCGTCGTGCTCGACGAGGTCGAGGAGGACGGCGAGGCGTTCAGCGGGCCCAAGCACTGGCACACGTACGCCGTGGTCGCCCGCGCACCCGGCTGA
- a CDS encoding NADP-dependent oxidoreductase: MRAITYSRYGGPDVLETTELPTPKVGPDSVLVRVRAASVNPVDWKVREGYLDQIMDVAFPVVPGWDVAGVVERVGLDTPELQVGDEVYGYVRKDVIGGEVSGGTFAELVAAPVRTLARKPAAWSFEEAAAVPLAGLTAFQTIRRAGVAAGQTVLVHAAAGGVGSFAVQIARALGARVIGTASERNHDFLRSLGAEPVTYGDGLADRVRALAPQGVDVVLDYVGGDALDTVPQVLRDGGTVASITEARARDELGGHYVWVRPDAADLAELAQLGEESVLRPEVAEVFDLADAADAHRASQSGHVRGKIVVRV, translated from the coding sequence ATGCGAGCCATCACCTACTCCCGCTACGGCGGCCCCGACGTCCTCGAGACGACCGAGCTCCCGACCCCCAAGGTCGGGCCCGACTCCGTGCTCGTGCGCGTGCGCGCCGCGAGCGTCAACCCGGTGGACTGGAAGGTCCGCGAGGGCTACCTCGACCAGATCATGGACGTGGCCTTCCCCGTCGTCCCCGGCTGGGACGTCGCGGGCGTCGTCGAGCGCGTGGGCCTGGACACGCCCGAGCTCCAGGTGGGCGACGAGGTGTACGGGTACGTGCGCAAGGACGTCATCGGCGGCGAGGTGTCGGGCGGGACGTTCGCCGAGCTCGTCGCGGCGCCGGTCCGCACGCTCGCGCGCAAGCCCGCGGCGTGGTCGTTCGAGGAGGCCGCCGCCGTGCCGCTCGCGGGTCTGACGGCATTCCAGACGATTCGGCGCGCGGGCGTCGCGGCGGGGCAGACGGTCCTCGTGCACGCCGCGGCCGGCGGCGTCGGGTCGTTCGCCGTGCAGATCGCCCGCGCGCTCGGCGCGCGCGTGATCGGCACCGCGTCCGAGCGCAACCACGACTTCCTGCGCTCGCTCGGCGCCGAGCCGGTCACGTACGGCGACGGGCTCGCGGACCGCGTCCGGGCGCTCGCGCCCCAGGGCGTGGACGTCGTCCTCGACTACGTGGGCGGCGACGCGCTCGACACCGTGCCCCAGGTGCTGCGCGACGGCGGCACGGTCGCCTCGATCACGGAGGCCCGGGCCCGCGACGAGCTCGGCGGGCACTACGTGTGGGTGCGCCCCGACGCGGCGGACCTCGCGGAGCTCGCGCAACTCGGCGAGGAGAGCGTACTGCGTCCGGAGGTCGCGGAGGTGTTCGACCTCGCCGACGCCGCCGACGCGCACCGCGCGAGCCAGTCCGGCCACGTGCGCGGCAAGATCGTCGTCCGGGTCTGA
- a CDS encoding aminopeptidase P family protein, which translates to MSSTDAARPGAAFGPEVYAARRERAAAHARDAGLAGLLVSPGPDLAYFTGYAPPDTERLALLAIPAGEPGARAGASVVVPLLERGDLVSAPGADGLDVVTWRDGDDEHDAAARLLDGTGTYAVSDSTWALHVLGLQRALPDARFTAFTDAVPTLRAVKDAQEVERLAAAGAAADAAFGQIREVAFAGRRERDVAADLDRFLREHGHEQVDFTLVCAGPNGADPHHDAGDRVIEPGDLVVLDFGGLRDGYGSDTTRTVLVDGGTDDALAARQREVYDVVRRAQQAGVDAVRPGATCQDVDRAARAVITDAGYGEFFVHRTGHGIGTTTHEPPYMVDGEDRPIEPGMCFSVEPGIYLPGRFGVRIEDIVVAFPPDVPDGARRLNTSTHDLQTVR; encoded by the coding sequence ATGAGCAGCACCGACGCCGCACGTCCGGGGGCCGCGTTCGGCCCCGAGGTCTACGCCGCCCGCCGCGAGCGCGCCGCCGCGCACGCCCGCGACGCCGGGCTCGCGGGGCTCCTCGTCTCGCCGGGGCCCGACCTCGCCTACTTCACCGGCTACGCGCCGCCGGACACCGAGCGCCTCGCGCTGCTCGCCATCCCCGCGGGCGAGCCCGGCGCACGGGCCGGCGCGTCCGTCGTCGTGCCGCTGCTCGAGCGCGGCGACCTGGTCTCGGCCCCGGGCGCCGACGGGCTCGACGTCGTGACCTGGCGCGACGGCGACGACGAGCACGACGCCGCCGCACGCCTCCTCGACGGGACCGGCACCTATGCCGTCTCGGACTCGACGTGGGCGCTGCACGTGCTCGGTCTCCAGCGAGCCCTCCCGGACGCGCGGTTCACCGCGTTCACCGACGCCGTCCCGACGCTGCGCGCCGTCAAGGACGCGCAGGAGGTCGAGCGCCTCGCCGCGGCGGGCGCCGCCGCCGACGCGGCCTTCGGCCAGATCCGCGAGGTCGCGTTCGCGGGCCGGCGCGAGCGAGACGTCGCCGCCGACCTCGACCGGTTCCTGCGCGAGCACGGGCACGAGCAGGTCGACTTCACGCTCGTGTGCGCGGGACCGAACGGCGCCGACCCGCACCACGACGCGGGCGACCGGGTCATCGAGCCGGGCGACCTCGTCGTGCTCGACTTCGGCGGGCTCCGCGACGGCTACGGCTCGGACACGACGCGCACGGTCCTCGTCGACGGTGGCACCGACGACGCGCTCGCCGCGCGGCAGCGCGAGGTCTACGACGTCGTCCGCCGCGCCCAGCAGGCAGGGGTCGACGCCGTACGACCCGGCGCGACGTGCCAGGACGTCGACCGCGCGGCGCGCGCCGTCATCACCGACGCGGGCTACGGCGAGTTCTTCGTGCACCGTACGGGGCACGGCATCGGCACCACGACCCACGAGCCGCCGTACATGGTGGACGGCGAGGACCGGCCGATCGAGCCCGGCATGTGCTTCTCCGTCGAACCGGGCATCTACCTGCCCGGACGGTTTGGCGTGCGGATCGAGGACATCGTCGTCGCGTTCCCGCCGGACGTGCCCGACGGCGCACGCCGCCTCAACACCTCGACGCACGACCTCCAGACCGTCCGGTGA
- a CDS encoding MFS transporter: MTVQQRVLVVAVLASFVSFLDGSVVNVALPAISAELTTGPVTGLALQQWVVDAYMITLGALILLAGSLSDVHGRRRVMAIGLVGFAVTSVACALAPDGLFLVVARGLQGVAGALLVPSSLAMIISTFDGERQSRAIGSWTAWTSTASLVGPLLGGILIDTISWRWVFWINVLPVAVTLWLLRGVPRSAAEEPGAAGGPDGRRHIDVAGATLAAVGLAGTVFALIEQGRFGWASPVVWGPCVVGVACLVVFVGWERRAPDPMLPPRLFRVRNFAWGNLATAAIYGALYFGGFVVTLFLQQVGGYSATAAGLAQLPVTLVLLALSTRFGALAGRYGPRLFMTVGPIVGGAGYLLLLTTTDDAVYVTQVLPGLVLFGLGLAMTVAPLTSAILGSIPAADAGIGSAVNNAVSRVAGLVVIAFAGVIVGGVLDLDGFHRSLVVTAALLVLGGVLSWVGIRNEKVRATADALG; the protein is encoded by the coding sequence GTGACGGTGCAGCAGCGAGTGCTGGTGGTCGCGGTCCTCGCGTCGTTCGTGTCGTTCCTGGACGGCTCGGTGGTCAACGTCGCGCTGCCCGCGATCTCCGCCGAGCTGACGACCGGGCCGGTCACGGGTCTCGCACTGCAGCAGTGGGTCGTCGACGCGTACATGATCACGCTCGGCGCGCTCATCCTCCTGGCGGGCTCGCTGTCCGACGTCCACGGCCGGCGCCGCGTCATGGCGATCGGCCTCGTCGGCTTCGCGGTGACGTCGGTCGCGTGCGCGCTCGCCCCCGACGGGCTGTTCCTCGTCGTCGCGCGCGGGCTCCAGGGCGTCGCGGGCGCGCTGCTCGTGCCCAGCTCGCTCGCCATGATCATCTCGACGTTCGACGGCGAGCGGCAGTCCCGTGCCATCGGCTCCTGGACCGCGTGGACCAGCACCGCGTCGCTCGTCGGCCCCCTGCTCGGCGGGATCCTCATCGACACCATCTCGTGGCGCTGGGTGTTCTGGATCAACGTGCTCCCCGTCGCGGTGACGCTGTGGCTGCTGCGCGGCGTCCCGCGGTCCGCGGCGGAGGAGCCGGGGGCCGCGGGTGGCCCAGACGGGCGACGACACATCGACGTCGCCGGGGCGACGCTCGCCGCCGTCGGGCTCGCGGGCACCGTGTTCGCGCTCATCGAGCAGGGCCGGTTCGGGTGGGCGAGCCCGGTCGTGTGGGGGCCGTGCGTCGTCGGGGTCGCGTGCCTCGTCGTGTTCGTCGGGTGGGAGCGTCGCGCCCCCGACCCCATGCTCCCGCCGCGCCTGTTCCGCGTGCGCAACTTCGCGTGGGGCAACCTGGCGACCGCGGCCATCTACGGGGCGCTCTACTTCGGCGGGTTCGTCGTCACGCTGTTCCTCCAGCAGGTCGGCGGGTACAGCGCGACGGCCGCCGGCCTCGCCCAGCTCCCGGTGACCCTCGTGCTCCTCGCGCTGTCCACGCGGTTCGGGGCGCTCGCGGGCCGCTACGGCCCGCGCCTGTTCATGACGGTCGGGCCGATCGTCGGCGGGGCCGGCTACCTGCTGCTGCTCACGACGACCGACGACGCCGTCTACGTCACCCAGGTCCTGCCGGGCCTCGTGCTCTTCGGCCTCGGCCTCGCGATGACCGTGGCCCCGCTCACGTCCGCGATCCTCGGCTCGATCCCCGCAGCGGACGCCGGGATCGGCTCGGCGGTGAACAACGCGGTGTCCCGCGTCGCGGGCCTGGTCGTCATCGCGTTCGCGGGCGTGATCGTCGGCGGCGTGCTCGACCTCGACGGCTTCCACCGCTCGCTCGTCGTCACGGCGGCGCTGCTCGTCCTCGGCGGCGTGCTGAGCTGGGTCGGCATCCGCAACGAGAAGGTGCGCGCGACGGCGGACGCGCTCGGCTGA